The genome window CGGTGGAAGCGGCGGAAGCCGTGATGACCAGCTGCCTGCGCTGCGGCCGGTGCACCACCGTCTGCCCGATGGGCCTGACGCCCCAGCTGATGGCGGACGCGGCGATCGCCGGAGACCTGGAACGGTATGAAAAGAAGCTGTACGGCATGGACTGCATCCAGTGCGGCAGCTGCAGCTTTGCCTGCCCGGCCAAGCGCCCGCTGACGCCGACCTTCAAGCAGGCCAAAGCCGAGATCCTTGAGAAGAGAAAACGGGAAGGAGGCGCTAAGAAGTGAATACGATGCTGAATCTTTCCGCGGCTCCTCACGCAAGGGATAAATGGACAACTCCCTTTATCATGCGGATGGTCACCCTGAGCCTGCTGCCTGCCACAATCGTCGGTATCCTGGTTTACGGCTGGAATGCCTTCGGGATTGTAGCGCTGGCAATCGTTTCCGCGGTGGCGTCTGAATGGCTTTTCTGCAAAGTATGTAAAAAACCGAGCACGATCTGGGACGGCAGCGCGGTGGTCACGGGACTGCTGCTTGCCCTGTCCCTGGGACCGCAGACACCCCTGTATATCCCGGTGATCGGTTCCGTGTTCGCCATCGTGGTCTGCAAGGGCTGCTTCGGCGGACTGGGCAAGAACTTCATCAACCCCGCGCTGGCCGCGCGGTGCTTCCTGCTGATCTCCTTCGCCAACGCGATGGCGATCAAGCCGGTGGTGGACGCTGTAGCGACAGCGACACCGGTAGGCGCCATGAAAGCCGGTGAGGTTGTGGACATCACAAAGATGTTCCTGGGTACCGCGGACGGCGTTATCGGCAGCTCCATCCTGGCGCTGCTTGCCGGCGGTCTCCTGCTGTGGAGCATGGACATCATCCACGGCCAGATCTGCTTCTCTGTGCTGATCGGCTTCACCGTGTTCCTGGGCCTGTTCGGCGGCAAGGGATTTGATCCCGCCTACCTGCTGGCGCACCTGTGCGGCGGCGGTGTTGTGATGGGCGCCTTCTTCATGGCCACGGACTATGTGACCAGCCCCGTCAGCCGCCTGGGTCAGTTCATCTACGGATGCCTGATCGGCGTGCTGGGAGGCCTGTTCCGCCTGAAGGGCAACACAGCCGACTCCTTCAGCTACGCGATCATCATCGGAAACGTATGTTCTCCGCTGATCGATACCTATATCGTCCAGAAGCCTTTCGCCTACCGGAAGATCGGCAAGACCCGGAAGACCAGCAAGGAACCCTTCCGGATCCCGAAGCCTGTGATCGCCCTGACCCTGATCGCTGCCCTGGCTGGCGTGGCGCTCAGCGGCGTGTATTCCATGACGAAAGACACCATCGAAGAACAGAAAGCGATGGCGGAACGCGCTTCCTATAATGAAGTGTGTCCCGGAACGGATAAGTTCGAAACTTCCGAAGCCGCA of Aristaeella lactis contains these proteins:
- a CDS encoding RnfABCDGE type electron transport complex subunit D, whose product is MLNLSAAPHARDKWTTPFIMRMVTLSLLPATIVGILVYGWNAFGIVALAIVSAVASEWLFCKVCKKPSTIWDGSAVVTGLLLALSLGPQTPLYIPVIGSVFAIVVCKGCFGGLGKNFINPALAARCFLLISFANAMAIKPVVDAVATATPVGAMKAGEVVDITKMFLGTADGVIGSSILALLAGGLLLWSMDIIHGQICFSVLIGFTVFLGLFGGKGFDPAYLLAHLCGGGVVMGAFFMATDYVTSPVSRLGQFIYGCLIGVLGGLFRLKGNTADSFSYAIIIGNVCSPLIDTYIVQKPFAYRKIGKTRKTSKEPFRIPKPVIALTLIAALAGVALSGVYSMTKDTIEEQKAMAERASYNEVCPGTDKFETSEAAKAKLEELAGGNWGTEYGSTRINEAFVGKDADGNVTGYALSVSSKGFGGDVTMALGLTPDGKVNKISFTELNETAGLGMRADEDSFKDQFPGKSGSVALVKGAAGENEISAITGATVTSTAVTNALNAGLNFYETVLKGGN